From Candidatus Poribacteria bacterium:
CAGAGACCTATCCTGAATATGTGGAATTCTTTGAAAATGCTGCGCGTTCTACCTTGGGTCGCAGTGATGAAATGGCATGGTCGGTATGGGCATACTATCTTGATTATCATTATGGGTATCCCAAAAAGTGGGGTCCGGGCGTAGGTTTTGAAAAATGGGAACGGGATAAAATGCCTGATGTTTACTATGGTGGCGACGCTTTTGAGGTAGATATGCTCAGTTTATCACAAACGACATTGGTGCATGTTAATTAGGGAAGGTATCAAATGATACTCATTATTGGACAAGGCTTTATCGGTAGCAGTATAGCGGCATTTATGACAGGAAAAGCTCGGAAACTTGTTTCTCACACAGATGACTGGCGAACACTGATAGCGACGCTATCTCCATCCCTCGTTGTCAATGCGGCAGGCATTGTAGGTCAGAAAAAATGCAATGCGGCAGGCTGGGATGCTACCTTGGCTGCCAATGTAGATTTCGCTCGTGAGGTTGCAGAGACTGCATTAAATTATAAGAGTCAATGCCTGCTTTTCTCGACTGGAGCGGTCTATGCAAAACCGAATTCTACGCCGAAGCCTGAACACGCGGAGCTCTCTAAAATCGACAATCCGTATGTCCAGAGTAAGATACAGATGGAAGTTGCCGTCAAAGATATGGATGTAATCGTTTTCAGGATACCATCGGTTGTTGGAGCTGGATATCATAAGTGGGATTATCTCAACCGTATTCGGGAATGCATGTGGGTGGAAGACTGCTATACGAGTCTGCTGGGAATGTCCACACTTTACCAAGCGATAGGACATGTAAACCAGCACAAAGTGAGCGGTATTTTCAACATAGCCGATCCCGGGTTCGTACATATACCGAGTTATGTAAAACAACACTACAAGGAACTTCCAGTACGGCAAGACGACCAGATGCCTGAAAATTATGCACTGGCTCATATTCTGGATACAACCAAAGCACAATTGGCGGGAATACTGTGAAAATCACACAAAAAGAGATACAATTCTTTAACGAAAACGGGTATCTTATCCAACGCAATGTTCTTGACAAGGCGTTGATAGCGCAATGCCTTGATCATTATTGGAAATCTGCGCCAGAAGGGTTCTACAGGTCGGATCCGAACACATGGCGAGGCATGATTTCCCAAAACGCTTTTACACGGGAAGGCATACACCACCAAGACTATGACTGGAAAGATCATACTTTGAAAGATACGCCGTGTGGGCGTTCACTTATCGCTGAAAATGCCAGTATCATAGAAGCTGTTGGTGCCTTAGCACCGTTTCCTATTCAACGCTCACATACCCGCGGTATCTTTGGTGTTTTGCCGGGATCCGCAGGGCGTCCATTTCATATCGATGGGCCGCGTGTTTTACCTTTTATTGGCGTTACGGGGCTTCTTGCAGATTCTTCTCTAAACGCGGGGTGCTTCACATTTTACCCCAAAAGCCATCATCGGGTGTCAGAACTCATAGAAAATGGGACCTTGGATGTGCTCAAAAACAAGAGTCAGGATATGTACAAGATGGACCTGTGGAAGGACGCACTCATCGAAGATCCGGTTCAGTTTACGGGGCGTGCTGGCGATATTGTTTTTTGGCATGATTCGTTGGTGCATCAGTATACGCACAACCTATCTAACAACATTAGAATCGCAATGTTTGTCGATTTTTATATAGAGATGAATTTATGAACACCTATAATTTCAATTTTGCCTTCTCATGGGATATACCGCGTCTGTGTTTCTGTGAGATGCCGATTTTAGAAAAATCGGTTGCTGATGCTTTTCGGTATAATGCCGATTCTGATATTGCTGTCATTGTCCCTGTT
This genomic window contains:
- a CDS encoding NAD(P)-dependent oxidoreductase, which codes for MILIIGQGFIGSSIAAFMTGKARKLVSHTDDWRTLIATLSPSLVVNAAGIVGQKKCNAAGWDATLAANVDFAREVAETALNYKSQCLLFSTGAVYAKPNSTPKPEHAELSKIDNPYVQSKIQMEVAVKDMDVIVFRIPSVVGAGYHKWDYLNRIRECMWVEDCYTSLLGMSTLYQAIGHVNQHKVSGIFNIADPGFVHIPSYVKQHYKELPVRQDDQMPENYALAHILDTTKAQLAGIL
- a CDS encoding phytanoyl-CoA dioxygenase family protein translates to MKITQKEIQFFNENGYLIQRNVLDKALIAQCLDHYWKSAPEGFYRSDPNTWRGMISQNAFTREGIHHQDYDWKDHTLKDTPCGRSLIAENASIIEAVGALAPFPIQRSHTRGIFGVLPGSAGRPFHIDGPRVLPFIGVTGLLADSSLNAGCFTFYPKSHHRVSELIENGTLDVLKNKSQDMYKMDLWKDALIEDPVQFTGRAGDIVFWHDSLVHQYTHNLSNNIRIAMFVDFYIEMNL